One window from the genome of Candidatus Abyssobacteria bacterium SURF_5 encodes:
- a CDS encoding cobyrinate a,c-diamide synthase translates to MVSFETNITCPRVVISGLSGGSGKTVIALGLIELCRRKGLVVAPFKKGPDYIDVAWHALSAGRPSYNLDTFLMDSEDILLKVEARTRLADIAIIEGNRGLFDGMDASGTHSTAELAKLIGAPVLLVLNCTKITRTVAAIVLGCKLMDTQVNLAGVILNQVANIRQESLIRAAVEQETGIPVVGAIPRIKDFSLSERHLGLLPPEEHPLAKMTLERLHDVIAPNLDSDAVFRIATSSLPLAIPALRSNGCGGAVEGAPRIGVFRDSAFTFYYPENLEALERCGARLVEISGLHDRKLPQVDAIYIGGGFPETHARELAQNESLRAAVKQEVENGLPVYAECGGLIYLGETLEFGGETYPMAGVFPVGFSIKRKPQGHGYVVVEIDKPNPYFSVGTILRGHEFHYAAVQKYDPAEVGTIFQVKRGYGFDCGRDGLLYKNVLASFCHIHATGEKKWAEAVVRLAARRMLSGGRLENTMEVNRAF, encoded by the coding sequence ATGGTTTCGTTTGAAACAAATATAACGTGCCCCCGCGTTGTAATAAGCGGGTTGAGCGGTGGGTCGGGCAAAACTGTTATTGCTCTCGGCCTCATTGAACTATGTCGGCGGAAGGGCCTTGTGGTAGCGCCGTTCAAAAAGGGGCCCGACTATATCGACGTTGCGTGGCACGCTCTGTCGGCCGGCCGCCCCAGTTATAACTTGGACACCTTCTTAATGGATTCTGAGGATATCCTTCTTAAGGTTGAGGCGCGTACTCGCCTCGCGGATATCGCTATTATCGAAGGGAACCGGGGCCTGTTTGACGGGATGGATGCCAGCGGAACTCACAGCACGGCCGAGCTCGCGAAACTGATCGGCGCCCCCGTCCTTTTGGTGTTGAATTGCACCAAGATCACGCGAACGGTTGCGGCGATCGTGCTGGGATGCAAACTGATGGATACGCAGGTGAATCTGGCGGGCGTAATCCTCAATCAGGTGGCTAATATCCGGCAGGAATCGCTTATTCGAGCCGCCGTCGAACAGGAAACGGGAATACCTGTTGTTGGGGCGATCCCTCGAATCAAGGATTTTTCGCTCTCGGAGCGTCATCTCGGTCTGTTGCCGCCCGAGGAACATCCTCTCGCAAAAATGACGCTCGAGCGGCTTCATGACGTAATTGCGCCGAATCTTGATTCGGATGCCGTATTTCGAATTGCAACGTCGTCGCTGCCGCTTGCAATTCCGGCCCTGAGGAGCAACGGCTGCGGAGGCGCTGTTGAAGGGGCGCCACGCATCGGGGTGTTCAGAGATTCGGCATTTACCTTTTACTATCCGGAAAACCTTGAGGCACTCGAGCGTTGTGGAGCGCGGCTGGTTGAGATCAGTGGGCTCCATGACAGAAAACTGCCGCAGGTTGATGCTATATATATCGGTGGTGGGTTCCCTGAGACCCACGCACGCGAGCTGGCTCAAAATGAGTCGTTGCGGGCGGCGGTCAAGCAGGAGGTTGAAAACGGGTTGCCGGTTTATGCCGAGTGCGGCGGCTTGATCTATCTGGGAGAGACGCTTGAATTCGGCGGTGAAACGTATCCCATGGCAGGCGTTTTTCCGGTTGGATTCAGCATAAAGCGCAAGCCCCAGGGGCATGGATATGTTGTCGTTGAAATCGACAAACCGAATCCGTATTTTTCAGTGGGAACAATCCTTCGAGGGCACGAATTCCATTATGCAGCCGTGCAGAAATATGATCCAGCCGAGGTGGGAACGATTTTCCAGGTGAAACGCGGCTATGGCTTCGACTGCGGTCGCGACGGCCTGCTTTACAAGAATGTCCTCGCTTCCTTCTGCCATATCCATGCGACGGGTGAGAAGAAATGGGCCGAGGCCGTGGTTCGACTGGCTGCGCGCAGGATGCTGAGCGGCGGCCGCTTGGAAAATACGATGGAGGTAAATCGCGCTTTCTGA
- a CDS encoding nitrilase, with translation MNDLRIAAVVMQSGFGEVDANLEKMRQFVRQASACDADLVCFPEMNITGYALTKKMEQYAEPIPGPSTRQVQRMAREFGIVILAGLPEKTARGSVAITQVVVTPNGRMGKYCKLHLSRGERKFFEGGNRIPTFRLGRTTFGVQLCYDAHFPELSTLLALKGAEVLFVPHASPPPESPDQKRGRWLRYLAARAYDNSVYLVACNQTGDGGAGIKFTGVALVLDPRGEVLGETSGEEERMLIADLKADALAKVRKARVGFFLANRRPELYEGLSAHAIRKMVWRKGRKV, from the coding sequence ATGAACGACCTGCGCATTGCAGCGGTTGTTATGCAGTCCGGGTTCGGAGAAGTTGATGCAAACCTGGAAAAGATGAGACAGTTCGTGAGACAGGCATCGGCATGTGACGCCGATCTTGTCTGTTTTCCAGAAATGAACATTACCGGATATGCATTGACGAAGAAAATGGAGCAATATGCCGAGCCGATCCCGGGGCCAAGCACTCGACAAGTGCAGCGGATGGCCAGAGAATTCGGGATCGTCATCCTCGCCGGCTTGCCCGAGAAGACGGCGCGGGGATCTGTCGCGATCACGCAGGTTGTCGTGACACCGAATGGCCGTATGGGGAAGTACTGTAAACTTCATCTTTCGCGGGGCGAGCGGAAGTTTTTTGAGGGTGGCAACCGGATTCCGACATTCAGGCTCGGCAGGACCACTTTCGGGGTGCAGTTATGTTACGATGCGCATTTCCCGGAACTCAGCACACTGCTTGCGTTGAAGGGGGCGGAGGTCCTGTTTGTGCCGCATGCGTCGCCGCCTCCGGAATCGCCCGATCAGAAGCGCGGCCGGTGGCTGCGTTACCTTGCGGCCCGGGCATACGATAACAGCGTGTATCTGGTTGCCTGTAACCAGACTGGAGACGGCGGCGCAGGCATTAAATTCACCGGTGTCGCGCTGGTGCTGGACCCGCGCGGGGAAGTCCTGGGAGAGACTTCGGGCGAGGAAGAAAGAATGCTGATTGCGGACCTCAAAGCTGACGCTCTGGCAAAAGTGCGCAAGGCGAGAGTCGGCTTTTTCCTGGCCAATCGCAGGCCGGAACTGTATGAGGGGCTTTCCGCTCACGCTATCAGGAAAATGGTCTGGAGAAAAGGGAGAAAAGTGTAG
- the tusE gene encoding TusE/DsrC/DsvC family sulfur relay protein produces the protein MGSIVLAGKTFDVDEDGFLQNPELWDDEVAAAFAPTEGIQAMTDEHWKVVHYIRDYYLKFGVAPMIRKLCKETGCNLKKIYELFPSGPAKGACKIAGLPKPTGCV, from the coding sequence ATGGGATCAATCGTATTAGCGGGGAAAACATTTGACGTCGACGAAGATGGATTTCTTCAGAACCCGGAGCTGTGGGATGACGAGGTCGCCGCAGCTTTCGCACCCACTGAGGGAATTCAGGCTATGACGGACGAACATTGGAAAGTAGTCCATTACATCCGCGACTACTACCTGAAATTCGGGGTTGCCCCTATGATTCGCAAGCTCTGCAAGGAGACCGGCTGCAATTTGAAGAAGATTTACGAGTTGTTCCCGTCAGGGCCGGCGAAAGGCGCTTGCAAGATTGCAGGTCTTCCCAAGCCGACGGGTTGCGTATAG
- a CDS encoding menaquinol oxidoreductase codes for MKIFLPLIAVLALVGIALAGVELANLQVFFGIVIPYAALAVFLGGLVYRVLKWARSPVPFRITLSCGQQKTHPWIKSSTLDNPHSTAGVIGRMALEILFFRSLFRNTRLELRKGPKLSYEWEKWLWLAALAFHYAFLMILLRHLRFFTVPVPFFVNALDQLDGFFQISVPALYLSDIILVAAATYLFLRRIVIPQIKYISLPADYFPLFLILGLATSGILMRYLLRVDVEAIKELTIGLAAFRPVVPAGIGSLFYVHLFLVSVLFAYFPFSKLMHLGGIFLSPTRNLANNNRMRRHINPWNYPVKVHTYDEYEEEFRDKMQAAGLPLEREASGDLKPAGLPLEKE; via the coding sequence ATGAAAATCTTCCTTCCCCTCATCGCGGTTTTGGCGCTGGTAGGTATTGCACTCGCGGGGGTGGAACTGGCGAATCTGCAAGTATTTTTCGGGATTGTCATTCCCTATGCGGCGCTCGCCGTCTTTCTCGGCGGACTCGTATATCGGGTCTTGAAATGGGCGCGCTCGCCTGTTCCTTTCCGCATCACACTGTCGTGTGGTCAACAGAAAACGCATCCGTGGATAAAGTCGAGCACCCTTGATAATCCGCACTCAACCGCAGGAGTCATCGGGCGGATGGCGCTTGAAATTCTTTTCTTCAGGTCGCTGTTCAGAAACACTCGGCTCGAGCTCAGGAAAGGGCCAAAGCTTTCCTATGAATGGGAGAAGTGGCTGTGGCTGGCGGCGCTCGCCTTCCACTACGCGTTCCTGATGATCCTTCTCAGGCATTTGCGCTTTTTTACCGTGCCGGTGCCCTTCTTCGTTAATGCGCTGGATCAGTTGGACGGATTCTTCCAGATCAGTGTGCCCGCACTGTATTTGAGTGATATCATTCTCGTGGCTGCGGCCACCTATCTGTTCCTGCGAAGAATCGTCATACCGCAGATCAAGTATATTTCGCTGCCGGCGGATTACTTCCCCCTGTTTCTGATTCTTGGGCTGGCGACTTCCGGCATCTTGATGCGCTATTTGCTGAGAGTGGATGTTGAAGCGATCAAGGAGCTCACGATAGGACTGGCTGCATTCAGACCGGTTGTTCCCGCCGGAATCGGTTCGCTGTTCTACGTTCATCTGTTTCTCGTCAGCGTGCTGTTTGCATATTTCCCTTTCAGCAAGCTGATGCATTTGGGGGGCATCTTCCTGAGCCCGACCCGGAACCTGGCGAACAATAACCGCATGCGCAGGCATATCAATCCCTGGAATTATCCTGTCAAGGTTCACACTTATGATGAGTATGAGGAAGAGTTCAGGGACAAGATGCAGGCTGCCGGACTGCCTCTGGAAAGAGAGGCTTCCGGTGATTTGAAACCGGCCGGGCTGCCTTTGGAAAAGGAGTGA
- a CDS encoding (Fe-S)-binding protein, with protein MSDIPESIPKPEQLGVIDQQLPRSDWMDTPVVFKHGSYCYSAKSKFMSYLDLPNPRDWSPMDKDWKLPNDWQRIIHEGLRERLSKYRSLKVFMDICVRCGACADKCHFFIGSGDPKNMPVLRAELLRSVYRKDFTTAGKILGKIAGARELTVDVLKEWYYYFYQCTECRRCSVFCPYGIDTAEITMLARELLNLVGLNIGWTIEPCANCFRTGNHLGIQPHGFADSIEFAVDELEEITGIRVDAPINKKGAEILFITPSADYFASPHYYTLLGYLALFHEIGLDYTWSTFASEGGNFGLFTSHEMIKRLNAKMYAEAKRLGVKWILGGECGHMWRVVHQYMDTMNGPADFLQEPVSPITGTRFENARSTKMVHITEFTSDLIRNNKLKLDPSRNNHWRATFHDSCNPARALGLFEEPRYVIRNVCNNFFEMPDNTIREQTFCCGSGAGLGNDENMEMRLRGGLPRANAVRHVHEKHGVNILLCMCAIDKATLPPLMEYWVPGVEVGGIHELVANALVLTGEKERTTDVRGEPLMKEEDTKDV; from the coding sequence ATGTCAGATATTCCAGAAAGCATTCCAAAACCGGAACAGCTGGGAGTGATCGATCAGCAGTTGCCTCGCAGCGACTGGATGGATACGCCTGTTGTATTCAAACACGGCAGCTACTGCTACAGCGCAAAATCCAAATTCATGAGCTATCTGGACCTGCCGAACCCGCGGGACTGGTCGCCGATGGATAAGGATTGGAAACTGCCGAATGACTGGCAAAGGATTATCCACGAGGGCCTTCGCGAGAGACTGTCCAAGTATCGTTCGCTCAAGGTGTTCATGGACATCTGCGTAAGGTGCGGCGCGTGTGCCGATAAATGTCACTTCTTCATCGGTTCAGGCGACCCCAAGAACATGCCGGTCCTCAGGGCCGAGCTTCTGAGGTCCGTCTATCGAAAAGATTTCACTACCGCCGGAAAGATTCTCGGGAAGATTGCGGGCGCACGGGAACTGACGGTGGACGTGCTGAAGGAATGGTACTACTACTTCTATCAGTGCACGGAATGCCGCCGCTGCTCTGTTTTCTGCCCATACGGGATCGATACCGCCGAGATCACCATGCTCGCGCGCGAGCTGCTGAATCTGGTCGGCCTGAACATCGGGTGGACGATCGAGCCGTGCGCCAACTGCTTCCGCACCGGCAATCATCTTGGCATCCAGCCGCACGGATTCGCAGACAGTATTGAGTTTGCCGTTGACGAGCTCGAGGAGATCACTGGGATTCGGGTCGACGCCCCGATAAACAAGAAGGGCGCGGAGATCCTCTTTATCACGCCCTCAGCCGATTATTTTGCCTCTCCGCATTATTACACGCTGCTGGGGTATCTCGCCCTGTTCCACGAGATCGGACTCGACTACACGTGGAGCACGTTTGCCTCCGAGGGCGGCAACTTCGGCTTGTTCACCTCGCACGAGATGATCAAGCGCTTGAACGCAAAAATGTATGCAGAGGCGAAGCGACTGGGCGTGAAATGGATTCTGGGCGGAGAGTGCGGCCACATGTGGAGGGTCGTGCACCAGTACATGGATACGATGAACGGCCCGGCCGATTTCCTCCAGGAGCCGGTTTCGCCTATTACCGGGACGAGGTTCGAGAATGCGCGGTCCACGAAAATGGTCCACATTACGGAATTCACGTCGGACCTGATCCGGAATAACAAACTGAAACTCGATCCCAGCCGGAACAATCACTGGAGAGCCACATTCCACGATTCCTGCAATCCGGCCCGAGCGCTCGGCCTGTTCGAGGAGCCAAGATACGTTATCCGCAACGTCTGCAACAACTTCTTCGAGATGCCCGACAATACCATCCGCGAACAAACCTTCTGCTGCGGCAGCGGCGCGGGTCTGGGCAACGATGAAAACATGGAGATGCGCCTGCGGGGCGGGCTTCCGCGCGCGAACGCCGTCAGGCACGTGCACGAGAAGCACGGCGTCAATATTCTGCTCTGCATGTGCGCCATCGATAAAGCGACCCTGCCGCCGTTGATGGAGTATTGGGTGCCAGGAGTCGAGGTGGGCGGTATTCATGAGCTGGTGGCAAATGCGCTGGTGTTAACGGGCGAAAAGGAGAGGACGACCGACGTACGCGGCGAGCCCCTCATGAAGGAGGAGGACACGAAGGATGTATGA
- a CDS encoding cytochrome C: MYDGGKIIAGLVIFLGVVTFPFWYTQANEEAIEKPQLLLPADETECVEPTAYMRASHMQMLNEWRDFVVREGQATYLSSTGKMYEMSLTRTCMKCHTSRQEFCNKCHAYSGVSTPYCWDCHVEPKESA; encoded by the coding sequence ATGTATGACGGCGGAAAAATCATTGCCGGGTTGGTCATCTTCCTCGGTGTGGTGACTTTCCCGTTCTGGTACACTCAAGCAAATGAAGAAGCCATTGAGAAACCGCAGTTATTGCTTCCGGCAGACGAGACCGAATGCGTGGAACCCACCGCTTACATGCGGGCATCTCACATGCAGATGCTCAACGAATGGAGAGACTTCGTCGTTCGGGAGGGACAGGCGACGTACCTGTCCAGCACCGGAAAGATGTACGAGATGAGCCTCACCCGCACCTGCATGAAGTGCCACACGAGCCGGCAGGAGTTCTGCAACAAGTGTCATGCGTATTCCGGCGTGAGCACTCCGTACTGCTGGGATTGTCATGTTGAGCCGAAGGAGAGTGCCTGA